The Plasmodium yoelii strain 17X genome assembly, chromosome: 1 genome contains a region encoding:
- a CDS encoding PIR protein, translating into MSISKCSEFTTFWKFFPDKLKESKYEFKSTFFKDYCPEQKCNNDIEKINAGCLRLIHDFFIKSGFSAGQHVLKNDSICIIIWLGYILSLKSHEGIKTINDFYSSHIQDNAEYSKHKIDHDTYTDYKKIIDNIKEYMNISINDMSKFYELLKLLCNMHTAYNNKDSSQISEHAKAFADEYQKLFDDDNNNVGNSYNKILLVLSNYYNNIETGTRFNNTSITRPKLPTEKTPKKDNSEGHEVTKVTEQPSETGKLGITTATPSSDITVSNSSLVNKLVIVLPILAAIPFFLGIAYKYSLFGFRKRSKKQHLREKLKK; encoded by the exons ATGTCAATTAGTAAA tgtagTGAGTTTACTACTTTTTGGAAGTTTTTTCCCGATAAATTGAAAGAATCTaaatatgaatttaaaagtacattttttaaagatTACTGCCCTGAACAAAAATGCAATAACGATATTGAAAAGATTAATGCTGGCTGTTTACGGTTAATTCAtgattttttcattaaatctGGTTTTTCAGCTGGTCAACATGTTCTTAAGAATGAttctatatgtattataatatGGCTAGGTTATATTTTAAGCCTAAAGTCACATGAAGGAATCAAGACAATAAACGATTTTTATTCTAGTCATATACAAGATAACGCGGAGTACTCTAAGCATAAAATTGATCATGATACATATACCGATTATAAGAAAATCATAGATAACATAAAggaatatatgaatattagtattaatgatatgtctaaattttatgaattacTTAAATTGTTATGTAATATGCATACTgcttataataataaagatagtAGCCAAATTTCAGAACATGCTAAGGCATTTGCTGATGAATATCAAAAACTTtttgatgatgataataataatgtcgGAAATTCatacaataaaatattactTGTTTTAtccaattattataataatattgaaacAGGTACTCGCTTTAATAATACATCAATAACTCGTCCTAAATTACCAACAGAAAAAACACCCAAAAAAGATAATTCAGAAGGTCATGAAGTAACTAAAGTAACTGAACAACCGAGTGAAACAGGTAAATTAGGTATTACAACGGCAACCCCAAGTTCTGACATTACAGTATCAAACTCATCactagtaaataaattagttATAGTTTTACCGATATTAGCTGCAATACCATTTTTTTTGGGAATTGCTtacaag tattcattatttggatttcggaaacgatcaaaaaaacaacatttaagagaaaaactaaaaaaataa